In Erigeron canadensis isolate Cc75 chromosome 7, C_canadensis_v1, whole genome shotgun sequence, one DNA window encodes the following:
- the LOC122608870 gene encoding probable LRR receptor-like serine/threonine-protein kinase At3g47570 gives MAWHAAPVGVIYGLSQEDKEFLASETASLLLWSPTLTTNHTDHLALLAIKSSIIHDSQHVLDSWNTSSHFCQWQGVTCGRRHPRVTILNLASRGFAGSVSPHIGNLSFLRVLNLQDNTFKGVIPPQLGNLFRLQQLNLDNNSFEGEVPASLSNCTRLNIFRLGTNNLIGKLPQELSALVNLVELVIHKNGFTGGIPSFFGNFTSLKKLSATRNSLGGSIPHTLGQLYHLQFIGFGSNNLYGTIPGSLYNLTSLKVLGVENNSISGSLPKDIGLELPNLEYFQIWGNKFTGNIPFSFSNCSNLSKLDLANNSFTGKINIDFRNLPNLWYVGLHFNSLGSSEPDEMSFIDSMVNCSKLKQLQFDINQLTGVLPSSIGNLSSQLRILTFSGNFIYGTLPSGIGNLVKLEQLFINYNQLSGIVPSEVGNLQNLKYLYMNYNFFTGNFPKFIGNLPLLLELSLANNRLEGHIPPNLGKCKGLLGLDLSVNNLTGPIPVELFQLSSLSITLNLSQNYLVGPLPPEIEKLKSLQELDLSHNGLVGPIPNAISGCTSLEYLNLGANSFQGQIPSSMSALRGINDLNLSSNNFSGQIPKFLEKLNLSSLDLSFNNLDGEVPLEGIFKNVSFISIQGNYGLCGGFHELRLPKCAQVSNTSSGTSRVILIVISICSFLVVAMVLSSLIYWKRKKPQPAPEVTYVQALSRVSYGSILRATNEFSQQNLIGTGAFSDVYKGILEPGDGVVAIKVLKLGNQGALKSFMVECEALKNIRHRNLVKIITSCSSVDFQGNDFKALIYEFMPNGNLERWLHPSSEQEVVIGEALPQRLTLHQRVTVATNVAHAMHYLHQECEVPIIHCDLKPSNILLDSDMVAQVSDFGLAKFLPLKPHESISTGLRGTIGYAPPEYGLGGEMTKEGDIYSFGILLLEMITGKKPTDDIFHEGLNLHDYVMIALPHRLMEIIEPTLLSTIEEEMEGANVNHEDEARQWERLEESMILLAKVGLACSLEFPKGRMNSSKIIQELHHINGLF, from the exons ATGGCTTGGCATGCTGCACCTGTAGGTGTTATATATGGACTCTCTCAAGAAGATAAAGAGTTTTTAGCTTCTGAGACGGCCT CATTGTTGTTATGGTCTCCAACACTCACCACAAACCATACAGATCATCTTGCACTTCTGGCCATCAAGTCGAGCATTATTCATGACTCCCAACATGTTCTTGACTCATGGAACACCTCTTCTCATTTCTGTCAATGGCAAGGTGTTACATGTGGTCGTCGGCATCCTAGAGTCACAATATTAAACCTTGCATCTCGAGGCTTTGCTGGTTCCGTGTCCCCTCATATTGGAAACTTAAGTTTTCTCAGAGTGTTAAATCTACAGGATAACACCTTCAAAGGTGTAATCCCACCTCAATTAGGAAATTTGTTTAGGTTGCAACAACTAAACCTCGACAACAATTCTTTTGAAGGAGAAGTTCCAGCCAGTTTATCAAACTGTACAAGGTTAAATATTTTTCGGCTGGGTACTAATAATCTAATTGGCAAGCTTCCACAAGAGCTTAGTGCATTGGTGAACCTGGTGGAGTTAGTCATTCATAAGAATGGTTTTACAGGAGGGATACCATCTTTCTTTGGAAACTTCACTTCTTTAAAAAAGTTATCGGCCACCCGCAATTCTCTAGGCGGAAGCATTCCACACACTCTCGGTCAATTGTACCACTTGCAATTTATTGGTTTTGGTTCTAACAATCTCTATGGTACGATCCCTGGATCCTTATACAATTTAACATCTTTAAAAGTACTTGGCGTAGAAAATAATTCAATCAGTGGAAGTTTACCAAAAGATATAGGCTTGGAGTTACCCAATCTTGAGTATTTTCAAATATGGGGTAACAAATTTACCGGAAACATACCCTTCTCATTTTCTAATTGTTCAAACTTGTCAAAGCTTGACTTGGCAAACAATAGTTTTACTGGGAAGATTAACATTGATTTCAGAAATCTACCAAATCTTTGGTATGTTGGGTTACATTTTAACAGTTTAGGAAGTTCTGAACCTGATGAGATGAGCTTCATTGATTCCATGGTCAATTGTAGCAAACTAAAACAGTTACAATTTGACATCAATCAATTGACCGGAGTTCTTCCGAGTTCTATAGGCAATCTCTCATCACAACTAAGAATTCTAACATTTAGTGGAAACTTTATTTATGGGACCTTACCTTCTGGGATTGGGAATCTTGTGAAGTTAGAACaattatttataaactataatCAATTATCAGGGATAGTTCCCAGTGAAGTTGGTAATCTACAAAAccttaaatatttatacatgaaTTACAACTTCTTCACCGGGAACTTTCCAAAATTTATTGGAAACCTGCCATTATTGCTAGAGTTGAGTTTGGCAAATAACAGATTAGAAGGACATATACCTCCCAATCTTGGCAAGTGCAAGGGTTTGTTGGGGTTGGACCTTTCTGTAAACAATCTTACTGGCCCTATACCCGTAGAACTTTTTCAGCTATCATCCCTGTCGATCACTCTAAATCTTTCTCAAAACTATTTAGTTGGGCCCCTTCCTCCTGAGATAGAAAAGCTCAAAAGTTTACAGGAACTTGATCTGTCACACAATGGTCTGGTTGGACCAATACCAAATGCCATCTCAGGCTGCACAAGCCTTGAGTACCTAAATCTTGGTGCCAATTCCTTTCAAGGCCAGATACCTTCCTCGATGAGTGCTTTAAGAGGTATAAATGACCTTAATCTTTCTAGTAACAACTTCTCTGGACAAATTCCAAAATTTTTAGAGAAACTAAACTTATCTTCATTGGATTTATCATTCAACAATCTTGATGGTGAGGTACCGTTGGAAGGTATTTTCAAGAATGTGAGTTTTATCTCAATTCAGGGGAACTACGGATTGTGTGGAGGCTTTCATGAACTTCGCTTGCCCAAATGTGCGCAAGTATCAAACACGAGTTCTGGAACATCACGTGTTATCTTAATTGTCATTTCAATATGCTCGTTTTTAGTTGTAGCAATGGTCTTGTCTTCTCTAATTTATTGGAAAAGAAAGAAGCCACAACCAGCACCAGAAGTTACCTATGTGCAAGCATTGTCAAGAGTTTCTTATGGAAGCATACTTAGAGCTACCAATGAATTTTCTCAACAGAACTTGATTGGGACAGGGGCTTTTAGTGATGTTTATAAGGGTATTCTTGAACCAGGTGATGGGGTGGTTGCTATCAAGGTTCTAAAGCTTGGAAACCAAGGAGCTTTGAAGAGTTTCATGGTGGAGTGTGAGGCTTTGAAAAATATAAGGCACCGTAATCTTGTGAAAATCATTACTTCTTGTTCTTCGGTTGATTTTCAGGGAAATGATTTCAAAGCTCTTATTTACGAGTTCATGCCAAATGGAAATCTGGAAAGGTGGCTACATCCAAGTTCAGAACAAGAAGTTGTTATCGGAGAAGCTCTTCCACAAAGATTGACACTTCACCAAAGAGTAACAGTTGCAACAAATGTAGCTCATGCCATGCACTACCTCCACCAAGAATGTGAGGTACCCATAATTCACTGTGACTTGAAGCCAAGCAATATCTTACTTGACAGTGACATGGTCGCTCAAGTTAGTGATTTTGGGCTTGCAAAGTTTCTGCCATTAAAACCACACGAAAGCATTTCAACTGGATTAAGAGGGACTATCGGTTATGCACCTCCAG AGTATGGTCTTGGAGGCGAGATGACAAAAGAAGGGGATATTTATAGCTTCGGGATATTGTTATTAGAGATGATAACAGGAAAGAAACCAACAGACGACATTTTCCATGAAGGATTGAACCTCCATGATTATGTGATGATTGCTTTGCCTCATCGTCTAATGGAGATAATTGAACCGACACTATTGTCTACCATTGAGGAAGAAATGGAAGGTGCAAATGTCAACCATGAGGACGAAGCTAGACAGTGGGAGAGGCTAGAAGAAAGCATGATCTTATTGGCAAAAGTTGGGTTGGCATGCTCCTTGGAATTCCCCAAAGGGAGGATGAACTCAAGCAAAATCATCCAGGAGTTGCATCACATCAATGGTCTATTCTAA